GGCGCTCGACGCGCCAGGGCATCGAGGGCGAGCACCAGCACGTCATCGAGGCCGTCGAGGAGCTCATCGGACGCGGCTTCGATACGGTAATCTTCGGCCACACCCATCATCTCGGCCAGGTCGAGCTGGGCCAGGGCCGCAGCTACATCAACACCGGGTCGTGGATGCTGGAGCCCGCTTTCGCCGAGATCGCCGATGGCCAAGTCGAGCTCAAGCCCTGGCCCGCATGAAATAGTTAATTAAGGGGACGCGGACCGTTTTATTCTTTTTTACCAGTAAGTTAGACGAACGGTACGTGGTCGCTGTCGGCCTCGAGGTAGTCCAGCAACAGGCGGTTCTTGGCTTCGGCGACGCAGTGGTGGCGGCAGTCCTGGGCCGGGTTTATGGCCCTCAGGCGCTGGCGGTTGTGTTCGGAAAACCACAATTCGGAAAAACGCTGCTCGGCGATCGAGCCAAGTTTGCCGCCCTCGGTGTAGGCTTTGTCCTGGCAGCTATAGACCGTGCAATCGGCACCGATCACCGTGAGGAACTGCAAGGACGGGCACCAGGAATGGGCCTTGTCGAATTTTTCCGCCAGGCTGTGGTAGTGGTCGACGACGGCGAAATCGGCGTCGTCGAGCTCCTGGGCCAGCGCGATCTGGTCGCGCACCGTGGCGGCGAAACCGGCGTGGTAGGCGTTGTTGGCGCGGCCGTCGTTGTCGACGATGCAGGGCGCGATCTTGGCGTGGCGGACGCCGGCGTCCTTGAGCTTGGCGGCAAGCTCGGCAACGTGGCCGGCGTTCTGTTCATCGACGATGATGCTGGACCCCAGCAAACATTCAGAATCTAGTTTAGTAAATTCGTATAAATTATTGATAATTTTACCGAATTCATCTTCATCGATGCCTCGATATCGGGCATAACTGGGGCCGTCCCAGCCGTCGATGGAGACCCGGATCCAGGTGCCATGATCGGCAAAGGCGCGAGCCCGTTTGGCGCGCAGCTGGCTGGCGTTGGTCAGCGCCGCCAAGCGCACGCCGCCGGCCGCCAGGGCCTCGACGGTCTCGACGATGGTGGGATAGAGCAAGGGCTCGCCGCCGCGGGAAAAGGTCACGGCCTGCACCC
The sequence above is a segment of the Alphaproteobacteria bacterium genome. Coding sequences within it:
- a CDS encoding radical SAM protein, yielding MGTVYTSAKLWHFPEQLAALRDGGLAPPVHIRLKPTNVCNHACYFCAYRTDDVALGEDMNLGDRIPPAKMAEIVEDIVAMGVQAVTFSRGGEPLLYPTIVETVEALAAGGVRLAALTNASQLRAKRARAFADHGTWIRVSIDGWDGPSYARYRGIDEDEFGKIINNLYEFTKLDSECLLGSSIIVDEQNAGHVAELAAKLKDAGVRHAKIAPCIVDNDGRANNAYHAGFAATVRDQIALAQELDDADFAVVDHYHSLAEKFDKAHSWCPSLQFLTVIGADCTVYSCQDKAYTEGGKLGSIAEQRFSELWFSEHNRQRLRAINPAQDCRHHCVAEAKNRLLLDYLEADSDHVPFV